TGCGGATAACCAGAAGGTGTtagcgaggaagaagatggtgcagcaaccagtttactttgtcagctccctcctgcagggggctaggtcaaggtactctggggtgcaaaagttgatcttcggcctcctcatggcctcgaggaagctatGCCATTACTTCCAAGCTCACGAGATCACAGTTGTGACTCGCCTTCTATTGCAGTGTACTCTAAGGAACCCCGAGGCTACCGgcaggattgtggagtgggcactAGAATTGTCAAGTTTCGCTTTGAATTTCGAGAGCACGACAACTATCCAAAGCAGGGCACCGGCAGAATTTATTGCGGAATGGACGCCAACACCCGATGAAGAGATATTGGAGATAGCACTCCCCGACAAGGAGGCCCCCAAGGagtggatcatgtactttgatggtgcCTTCTTGCTGCAAGGTGCTGGAGAAGGGGTGTTGCTAATTGCGCCCACTGGAGAACCCCTCAAGTATGttatccagatgcacttccctaGGGAAGATGCTACCAATAACACTGCAGAGTGCGAAGGGCTTCTTGCTGGGCTTAGGACTGCAATAGAATTGGGCATAAAGGAGCTAGTCATAGGTGGTGATTCCCAGCTCATTGTCAAGCAAGTGAataaggattaccagagcccgctGATGGAGGCATACGTGGAAGAAGTAAGAAAGTTGGAAGAGCACTTTGAcgggttgcaaacagagcacaTACCCCATGAAGAGAACATCATCGTTGACCACCTGTCAAAGTGCGTTGctcagaagcttcctgtggaaccaggaacttttgtacTCCGTCTAACTCAACCGTCAGACTCTCCATTAGCGTTGGCCAGAAAGAGAAGAAAACTAAACACCCGCAAGCATTTCCCTGCAGAGCTCCCTCGATCCGCTGGTGAGAAACTTGCCGGGGGAGCCCTCTGGCGGTGAGGTACATCCTCCGGCGGGACTTCAAGTTCTCGTTGTTGAGGCTGGCACTCCCGAAGTAGAAGAGGCGCCTTTGGTTCTCGTCGTCGATCCACAAGCTCCGATATGGGTGCAGCACATAGTCCAATTCCTGTAGACCGGAGAACTTCCCGATGACTCAGAGGAATCTTAAAAGGTGGCCCGACAATCGAGTATGTAATAGTTTGTGGATAACACTCCGTTCAGAAAGAGACTGAACGATGTGAAGTTGAAGTGCATTATCTAAGAAGATGGACTATCGCTGTTGCCAGAGATACACGGAGAAGTGTGTGGCTCGCATCTAGCATCTAGAGCACTTGTTGTGAAGGCTTTCTGGCATGTATTCTATTGGCCCACCGCCCTCCGGGACACAACTGAGCTCGTCA
The Aegilops tauschii subsp. strangulata cultivar AL8/78 chromosome 3, Aet v6.0, whole genome shotgun sequence genome window above contains:
- the LOC141042846 gene encoding uncharacterized protein, yielding MKWTPEAEAALQDFKIYLSSAPTLVAPRAQEPLLLYLAARNQVVNAAFVPQREVGSEEVEVAEPLSGEPNLSPARPGIDSESEPQADADNQKVLARKKMCTLRNPEATGRIVEWALELSSFALNFESTTTIQSRAPAEFIAEWTPTPDEEILEIALPDKEAPKEWIMYFDGAFLLQGAGEGVLLIAPTGEPLKYVIQMHFPREDATNNTAECEGLLAGLRTAIELGIKELVIGGDSQLIVKQVNKDYQSPLMEAYVEEVRKLEEHFDGLQTEHIPHEENIIVDHLSKCVAQKLPVEPGTFVLRLTQPSDSPLALARKRRKLNTRKHFPAELPRSAGEKLAGGALWR